TTGTCAATGGTAGCTACCCACGGGAAGGTCTCCAACACGCCTTCTAAGTGCTGGCGCTTGGCGCGCACCAAATCCTCCCGGTTAGGGAAGAAGATGTCCCAGTGGTCCAGCGTAATCAGCTCCATGGACATAGAAGCCAGCTCCGCCACCTCAGAAGGTGGGTGTTTGGCGCTGTTCAAAGGCAAGTCACGGGTCAGGAAAGAATGTACGGCGTGGCCGCCTTCATGGAGCAAAGTCACCACATCACGTAAAGACGAGGTAGCGTTCATGAAGATGAAGGGTACGCCAATTTCATCCAGTGGGTAGTTGTACCCGCCTGGGGCTTTTCCTTTGCGTGATTCTAAATCCAAGTGTCCCATCTCGCGCATAGTCACCAGGCAATCGCCTAAGAAGGTGTCTAAGCGATAGAAACAGTCAATGGTTTTCTCCAGCAGTTCCTCGCCGGTTTTGAACGGCTCCAGCGGTGGCAACAGGCTCGGGTCCACGTCCATGTCCCAAGGGCGCAAAGTATCTAGCTTCAGCTTGTCTTTGTGCTCCTTGTCAATCTGACGCGTTACTGGTACCACCTGCTCTTGAATGGCTTTATGGAAGGCGTACGTGTCTTCTGGACGGTAGTCAAACCGGCCGAGGGCCGCGAACATATAATCCCTGAAATTGTCAAACCCAGCATTCTTAGCAACTTGATTGCGCAGGCCCACCAGTTCGGTGAACAGGTCATCCAGTTTGTCTTTGTCTTGCAGACGGCGTTCCTGAATGGCTCTATAGGCTTCCTCACGCACGGCGCGGTCGGTTTGCTTAAGGCGGTCAGAGGCGCGTTGCAGGGTCATTTCTTCGCCGTCCAAAGTCACCATCATGGCGCCGGCAATGGCGCCGTACTGCTGTGATTTGGTGCTTATTTCTGTCTGTAATGGAATGTTCTCCTCCCTAAACAGCTCAATGGCTCTACGAACACCGCGCAGGTAGATGAAGTATTGCTTCTGGTCCAGCTGGTCAGCGTACGGAGATTCCACCAACTTACGGTTGAAGGCATCGTCATACGGCGAGGCCTTCGGCTCAATCTCCGTTACAAAGAACTGAAACGCTTCGGTGAGGGCCTCATCCTGAGTGTTGCAGGTCATCTTGATGTAGCGCCATGCCAGATTCTCTGACAGCACACTTTCCAGCTCACTGCGGTCAGAAATCCACTTCTCCAGCTCGGCCAGAGAATTGACGGGACGGTTCTTCAGTTCCTCAAAGATAGGCTCCAAAGAAGCCCAATCAGAAACCTCAAACTCTTCGGGCATGTAAACGCGGGGTTTACGCTGGGGCAGAGCGAGCGTTTTGGGGGTATTTTCCATAAAACAGGTCAAAAACGATTATCCAATCTCAATCACCACGTCTGAGGTGAGCGGATGGCCTACACAGTTTAGTACATACCCTTGGGCAATCTCAGAGTCAGAGAGGCCTTCGCGCTCATCTAAATGCACGCGCCCGGTTAGGCATTTGCCACGGCAGGCGGTACACAGACCGGCCTGGCAAGAATACGGCAAATCAATATCATCCCGCAGACCGGCTTCCAGGATGGTCTCGTTGGGTTCTACTTCTACTTTGTACTCTTTGCCTTCATAGATGATGGTCACCGTTTGGGTCACAATCTCATCTGTCTCGTTGGCGCCGGTCACGTTCTTGTCTTCGGGCGTGGTTGGTGCCACAAAGCTTTCCTTGAACACGCGGTCCGAAGGCACACGCAGGAACTGCAGGGCGTCGCGCACCTCGTTCATCATGCCTTCTGGTCCGCACATGTAGAAGCTTTCCTCTGTAAAGCCCGGCGCCTTGCACTTGTCCATCAATTTGATGACCATCATGCGGTCCAACAGGCCAATATTCTCCTCTTGTTGCTCCGTGGCGTCTTTCAGGGACTCATTGTACACGTAGACCACTTTCAGACGCTCAGGATTTTCCTGCTCCAGACGGTCAAACTCGCTTTTGAAGATGACAGAGTTCTCATTGCGGTTCCCGTAAATCAAGGTCACCCGGCTCTGAGGCTCATCCTTTAAGATAGTTCTGGTCATGGACATCAATGGCGTGATACCGCTACCACCACCAAACAGGTAGATGTGGCGCTTTTTAGAGGCATCGGCTTGCAGGTTGAAATTCCCGAGCGGGGCCATCACTTCAATTTCCTGTCCTACTTTGACGTTATCCAGGATGTAATTAGACATCAAACCGCCATCTACGCGTTTCACGGTCACAGAGAACCTTGGATCATCTGGGGTGCTGCACAACGAGTAAGAGCGGCGCACCTTGGTACCATTCACCGGAATGATCAGGGTTAAAAACTGACCCGGAATAAAGGTGATGCTATTTTTCTGGGGATGCTCTAAATGAAGGGTTACAGCGTCGGAGGTTTCTTGGGTGATGTCCGCCACCTTCATGTGGTAGTGAGTATTGCTCATAGTTCTAGGAATGGAAAACAAACGCTTACGTTTGCTAAACTGGTTTACAGCCCGAAAGTTACGATATTTCAGCATCCTGCCCGAACGCCTGTCCAAAATTCTACTGCAATCTTCTTTCTACACGGTTTGGGCAATTTATTGGGTTGGGTAGTAGCAGGAATGCGCCGGCAACAGTAAGTTTACGTTTTTTACCAGCCTACAGATTTACCTACCCAGCCGTGCCATGAACCATCCTGCCCACTTGATAGAGAGCCTGCAGTCGCGCGCCGGCACGTTTGCACCGGTGTTAGACCATGATTTAAACGGGCCAGACGTGGCGCTCCTAGATTTTTCTGCGTCCAACCCGGCCCTGCTGCACTCTAATTTACGAGACACGGCAGAATTTGAACAGGTTGTGGCTCACATGCTTCGCGAGAAGAACGCTACCGTGGGCGTGGGCGGATATTTTGAGAACCGGGTCATTTACCGCCGAAGCAACCATTTCAGTGGCCCTGAAGAATCCAGGAACATTCACCTGGGCGTAGACATCTGGGCACCGGCGCACATTCCCATTTACACACCCGTGGCCGGCAGAATGCACAGCTTTCAGGACAACAACAACTTCGGGGATTATGGCCCCACCCTTATTCTGGAGCATGAACTAAACGGACTGGTCTTTTACACCTTGTATGGACATCTCAGCCGAGCCAGTCTGGCGGGCAAGTTCATAGGCCAGGAGTTTGCCGCCGGAGAGCAAATTGCCACCATGGGCCCGTACCCAGAAAACGGCGACTGGCCGCCGCATGTGCATTTCCAGGTGATGACAGACATGCTGGGCAAGACGGGTGATTTCCCTGGGGTGTGCGCGCCGTCAGAAGTGGCCTATTACCAAAACATCTGCCTCAACCCCAACCTGCTCCTCAACTCTGTACATTTGCAATAACCTTTAACTTAACAGGAAGACGCCTTCCTTCTTTGCCTTTACCTTATGTTTGACCTAGACCGATTAGTACTTAGCATTCAAGACTTTGCCGTGCTGTATGGCATAAAGTTATTGATTGCCATCTTCATCTTAATTGTAGGCCTGTGGATCATTGGGCGCGTCACCAATTTTGCCTACCGCGTCATGAAGCAACGCAACGTGGATCCTTCCTTGCGGCCTTTCTTACGGAACGTGTTGCGCATTGCCCTTTTGGTCTTGCTGTTCATGGTGGTAGTGGCGCAGGTTGGGCTGGAGATTACGTCTTTTGTGGCGGTACTGGGTTCGGCGGGTCTGGCCGTGGGTCTTGCTTTGCAGGGGAGTCTGTCTAACTTTGCCGGCGGCGTGCTGTTGCTCACCGTTAAACCGTTTAAGGTAGGAGATTTCATTGAAGCCCAAGGTCAGAAAGGCAGAGTCTGCATCATCAACATCTTCAATACGGTCATCATCACCGAGGACAACAAAACCGTTTTTCTACCCAACGGCCCCTTGGCCTCGGCCGTGATTGTGAACTATGACGTGGAGAAAAACCGCCGCTTGGAGATTCAATTGGTGGTGGATGCCTCGGTACCCTTGTCAAAAGTTAAGGCCGTGTTACACCAGGTGATTGACGCTGAGCCGCTGGTTTTACAGGAGCCTGCCCCAACTATCGGCGTAGAGAAGCTTTCTGCGCAAACGGTAACGTTGTTTGTGCACGCGTGGGTGCTTGGCGAACGCGGGCGCTCCCGTTCCAACGTGTTTGACTCCCTCACCGAACAAATAAAAGACGCTTTTGAGAAAGAAGAAATCCCCTTGAAGTAGCCTTCGTTTTTGGGCTATTTTCTGAAAAAGAGGCCAAAAACGATAGAACAGAAGCCAAAGCCAGGTAGAAGTAAAAACGGCTAATGTAATTTACCATGGCACAAGCATCCGCTTTCGCCATGAAAATTGAGTGTGTTTCGTTTTTGGGCTACTTTCTGGGAAAAAGGCTAAAAACGGCACTTGCTGCAAAACAAAGAAGCCCGCTCTGTAAAGCGGGCTTCTTTGTTTTGCAGCTTAATCAAACTTGATGGCTTTTACGGGATGTATTCTGGCAATTAATAAAGTTGGCAGCAAGATGGACAGCATGGTGAGCAGGAAGGTAATGCCATTCACCACTACCCAAATGCGCCAATCCCAGAAAATAGGCACGGTGTCCATGTAGTAGTTTTCAGGATCAAGGGGGATGATTTTGAAATAGTCCTGAACAAAGCAGAAAGCTAGCGCCAGCAGGTTACCGCCAATCAAACCAGAGATGGTGAGCTTGAGGCCTCGGTGCAGGAAAATGCCGCGGATTTGTCCGTTGGTGGCTCCCATGGCTTTTAGCGCGCCAATCATGTTGGTGCGTTCCAGAATCATGATGAACAGCGTAGAGACCATGTTGAACGTGGCCACGAAAATAATGAGCACCAGAAAAATGATAACGTTGCGCTTGAGCAGTTCCAGCCAATCAAACAACTGAGCGTAGGTATCGGTGATCTTCTCCAGTTGCAGGTCATAGTTCATCTTGTCAAAGACCTGGCTGGCCACCGTGTCAATCTGCGTGAAGTCCTTCAAGAGAATCTCATAACCGCCCACCAAAGAATCTGGCCATTGGTTAAGATCGCGTATCTGTTGCAAATCTCCCAGCACGTACACGTTGTCAAATTCCTCTAGCCCGGTTTTAAATATGCCTTTCACCTCAAACTTGCGGACCCGAGGCGGATTCTGGATGAAGTAAAACAGCACGCGGTCGCCTACTTTGAGTCTCAGCTTGTCGGCCATGATCTGGCTCATCATGATCTGTTCAGAGGCGGCCGTATCTGTGAACTCCATCACGGAGCCAGACACCATGTTTTGCCGCATGCTCCTGAAATCATAGGTAGAATCTACGCCTTTCAAGACCACGCCCAGCACCTCGTCCTCCGTTTTAATGATGGCCGTCTTGCGCGCGAAGGGCTGCAATTTCTCCACGCCTGGTATGTTCTTGTAGTCCTCCAATCCTGTTTTCGTGCTCATGGGGTAGCCTTCAAAGGAATTGTTGGTGTCAAATTTGCTTACTTGCAGGTGTCCGCCAAAGCTGAAAATCTTGGCTTGGATCTCGTGCCGAAAGCCCTGCAGGATGGCGTATGAAACAATCATGATGGCAATGCCCAGCCCTACGCTGAACTTTGCTATTTTTGTGACAGACGCGGTAAAAGAGTCAGAACGGGCTCCGGACAAACGACCGGCTATGTAGCGGGAGAGGTTCACTGTTTCTAAATTGAGATTAAGAGCTTGTTTACATTTTGTTTTGCAAGCGAAAAATGGGAGCAAAAGGTTCTGGCGAATCGATTTTTGAGCAGCCTAGCAGCGCTACGGTGAGAGAAAATGGCGAAGTCAGGTTCTTTTGATACCGTTTTGTAGCGCAAAATAAAAATGTAAACACGCTCTAAAGATAGCTATCTGTTTTTGTTAAACTAATGCTGATGATATACTCCACCATACGCTGTGCCGCTTTAGGCCTCCTGTTGGCAAGCTGCCAGCCCACTGCCTCCACCACCAGTAGCAGCAATACTGCCGTGAACACCTCTGCCGGTCAAACCACCGGCGCTGCGCCCACGGTGATAGAGCAGTTGCAGGCTCCCCTCCTAACGGGCGCT
The nucleotide sequence above comes from Nibribacter ruber. Encoded proteins:
- a CDS encoding ferredoxin--NADP reductase; translated protein: MSNTHYHMKVADITQETSDAVTLHLEHPQKNSITFIPGQFLTLIIPVNGTKVRRSYSLCSTPDDPRFSVTVKRVDGGLMSNYILDNVKVGQEIEVMAPLGNFNLQADASKKRHIYLFGGGSGITPLMSMTRTILKDEPQSRVTLIYGNRNENSVIFKSEFDRLEQENPERLKVVYVYNESLKDATEQQEENIGLLDRMMVIKLMDKCKAPGFTEESFYMCGPEGMMNEVRDALQFLRVPSDRVFKESFVAPTTPEDKNVTGANETDEIVTQTVTIIYEGKEYKVEVEPNETILEAGLRDDIDLPYSCQAGLCTACRGKCLTGRVHLDEREGLSDSEIAQGYVLNCVGHPLTSDVVIEIG
- a CDS encoding M3 family oligoendopeptidase, with product MENTPKTLALPQRKPRVYMPEEFEVSDWASLEPIFEELKNRPVNSLAELEKWISDRSELESVLSENLAWRYIKMTCNTQDEALTEAFQFFVTEIEPKASPYDDAFNRKLVESPYADQLDQKQYFIYLRGVRRAIELFREENIPLQTEISTKSQQYGAIAGAMMVTLDGEEMTLQRASDRLKQTDRAVREEAYRAIQERRLQDKDKLDDLFTELVGLRNQVAKNAGFDNFRDYMFAALGRFDYRPEDTYAFHKAIQEQVVPVTRQIDKEHKDKLKLDTLRPWDMDVDPSLLPPLEPFKTGEELLEKTIDCFYRLDTFLGDCLVTMREMGHLDLESRKGKAPGGYNYPLDEIGVPFIFMNATSSLRDVVTLLHEGGHAVHSFLTRDLPLNSAKHPPSEVAELASMSMELITLDHWDIFFPNREDLVRAKRQHLEGVLETFPWVATIDKFQHWIYENPNHTVEERHDNWVRIFEQFNLHEVDWTGLEHVKPYIWQKQLHLYEVPFYYIEYAMAQLGAVAVWKRYKEEPTAALEGYKKALSLGYTATIGEIYAAAGIRFDFSSEYIQTLVDFVKDEMKKLG
- a CDS encoding mechanosensitive ion channel family protein, giving the protein MFDLDRLVLSIQDFAVLYGIKLLIAIFILIVGLWIIGRVTNFAYRVMKQRNVDPSLRPFLRNVLRIALLVLLFMVVVAQVGLEITSFVAVLGSAGLAVGLALQGSLSNFAGGVLLLTVKPFKVGDFIEAQGQKGRVCIINIFNTVIITEDNKTVFLPNGPLASAVIVNYDVEKNRRLEIQLVVDASVPLSKVKAVLHQVIDAEPLVLQEPAPTIGVEKLSAQTVTLFVHAWVLGERGRSRSNVFDSLTEQIKDAFEKEEIPLK
- a CDS encoding ABC transporter permease, which translates into the protein MNLSRYIAGRLSGARSDSFTASVTKIAKFSVGLGIAIMIVSYAILQGFRHEIQAKIFSFGGHLQVSKFDTNNSFEGYPMSTKTGLEDYKNIPGVEKLQPFARKTAIIKTEDEVLGVVLKGVDSTYDFRSMRQNMVSGSVMEFTDTAASEQIMMSQIMADKLRLKVGDRVLFYFIQNPPRVRKFEVKGIFKTGLEEFDNVYVLGDLQQIRDLNQWPDSLVGGYEILLKDFTQIDTVASQVFDKMNYDLQLEKITDTYAQLFDWLELLKRNVIIFLVLIIFVATFNMVSTLFIMILERTNMIGALKAMGATNGQIRGIFLHRGLKLTISGLIGGNLLALAFCFVQDYFKIIPLDPENYYMDTVPIFWDWRIWVVVNGITFLLTMLSILLPTLLIARIHPVKAIKFD
- a CDS encoding peptidoglycan DD-metalloendopeptidase family protein, which gives rise to MNHPAHLIESLQSRAGTFAPVLDHDLNGPDVALLDFSASNPALLHSNLRDTAEFEQVVAHMLREKNATVGVGGYFENRVIYRRSNHFSGPEESRNIHLGVDIWAPAHIPIYTPVAGRMHSFQDNNNFGDYGPTLILEHELNGLVFYTLYGHLSRASLAGKFIGQEFAAGEQIATMGPYPENGDWPPHVHFQVMTDMLGKTGDFPGVCAPSEVAYYQNICLNPNLLLNSVHLQ